A region of Centropristis striata isolate RG_2023a ecotype Rhode Island chromosome 17, C.striata_1.0, whole genome shotgun sequence DNA encodes the following proteins:
- the LOC131989763 gene encoding complement C1q-like protein 3 produces MNFTILLLVSLFSTFTVTVKSGLPDSCDLQKLCALEEKLRVMETRLTESESQILELKNKKNTTVIFSAGIDVGGGAHIGPSTRPQTLIYGEVQTNIGNAYSPTTGVFTAPVAGVYYFSIFYHSASTNPTQLELLKNTEAVLMTHDFAGQYGADRADNGGNAVFVQLQPGDQVSVRMNAKSHVWAYKHLTTFNGFLVSQMSEVNV; encoded by the exons ATgaattttaccattttattgTTGGTGTCTCTTTTCAGCACTTTTACTGTAACAGTAAAATCTGGTCTTCCTGACAGCTGCGATCTCCAAAAATTGTGTGCCTTGGAAGAAAAACTACGAGTCATGGAAACCAGGCTGACAGAAAGTGAAAGCCAGATTCTGGAGCTGAAGAACAAAA aaaacaccacGGTGATATTCAGTGCAGGGATAGATGTAGGAGGAGGAGCGCACATTGGACCCTCTACCAGACCGCAAACTTTAATCTACGGAGAAGTGCAAACAAACATTGGTAATGCCTACAGTCCAACAACAG GTGTCTTCACTGCCCCTGTTGCAGGTGTTTATTACTTTTCCATCTTCTACCATTCTGCATCAACCAACCCAACACAGCTGGAGCTCTTAAAGAACACTGAAGCCGTGCTAATGACTCACGATTTTGCCGGACAATATGGAGCCGACAGAGCTGATAACGGAGGAAACGCAGTGTTCGTGCAGCTGCAGCCAGGAGACCAGGTGTCTGTGCGGATGAATGCAAAGTCACATGTTTGGGCTTACAAACATCTTACGACCTTTAATGGTTTTCTGGTTTCTCAAATGTCTGAAGTCAATGTCTga